CCTGCGGCGGCACGGGAATAAACAGCCGCAGCCCCTGCAAGATCAGCGTCGCCGCCAGCAGCAGGCCCGTCCGGGTGATGCGTTTCGTCATAGATTGATTCATACTGATACCTGCTTAATGCGTCAAAATTTGATATAATAAATACGTCTTTTTATTATACCATACTATACACATCTTATTGTATCTTTCGAGGTGCCTAATGTCAAAGCGATTTATTCATTCCATCAATTATATGCGCGGCCTGTGCATGCTCGGCGTCATCGGCATTCACGTCGGCTCCGTGGCCATTGCCAATCCGACGCCTAATCTGTGGCTCGTCGCCGTATTGGAAATCCTGTCGCGGTTTTCCGTACCGGCCTTCTTCTTCCTGTCGGCCTTCGGCATGTTCTGCAGCCAGCCCCTGAACCAGCCCTTTTCCTACAAAGACTACCTGCGCCGCCGCCTGCGGACGGTCTTTGTCCCCTATATTGCCTGGTCCCTGTTTTACATGCTGTACGTATCCGTTCTCAGCCACAATTTCAACCTGTTTCAGCCGTTGGCCTTCGTGAAAACCCTGTGGTATGGCCTAGCCATGTATCATATCTACTTTCTCGTCATCCTGCTGTGGTTTTACCTTCTCATGCCGCTTTGGCGCGGTCTGCTCCAGCAGATGGAAAAGGCGCCTCTCGCGTCGTTTACGCTGCTGTTCGCGGCCAACGTCGTCTTCAATTTTTATTCCAGCTATATCTGGACGGCGCCGACGGACTCGCCGTTCCTGCACGACGCCTTCGTATACCGGCTGAACTACGTCGTCTTCCACTACCTGTTCATTTTCATGTTCGGCGCCTTTATAGCCGAGCATTTCCAACGAGCCGTCGATTGGATCAGCCGACACGGCGTCTTCATCAATGTCCTGCAGCTGGCCGCTACGGCAGGCATGCTGGCCGCCTACTACGGCGTCATGGATTACCTCCATTACGACGTCCTGTCCGCCGTCTTTACGGTCCACCAGCTCAGCCCCGTCGGCATGGTCTATACGGTCACGACGATTGTCTTCTTCCTGTACTGGCTCGAATGCCATTCCGTTCCTCCGGTCATGCATCGCCTCTTGTCTATGCTGGGAAACTATTCCTATCCCATTTACCTGGTCCATCCCGTATTCCTCAGCGCCTGCACCGGTCTGGCAGCCCATTTCCACCTGTACCTGCGGGCCGTCCATATCCTCGCCATCTACCTCATCGTAGCCGGCCTGGCTGCGGCCTATTCCGCCGTCATCATGAACCTTTCCCTGCCCCGCTGGCTGTCGGTATGCCTGAAAGGCAAATAAAACTGCCCCTGACACGATAAAACTCCCCGCCGCGAATGCGCCTGCATTCCGTAACGGGGAGTTTTTACACGTATGTAAGAAGGGCCGCTGAATTATTTCCGGCGTTCCTGACGTACCTTTTCCAATACGTCGTTGGCCATGCGGGCCCGCGCTTTGATGACGCTGTTGCCGTCTTTGATATCTTCGGGATAGAAGCTGCTCTTGTATTTGCTCTTCTTCGTCTTGGTTACCATTTCCTTGAGCTGGATCGTCTGGTCGTCTACGTTGTAGACATACGTGCAGTAGTCCGTCGTATCGCCGGCCACTTCGATAGTTTCAAAGGTCAATACTTCACGGCCCATGTCATAGGAAATCTTTGCCGAATCCATATCAATCGTCGTGTATTTATTGTATTGCCACATATTATCTTTCGCTGCGAACGCCGTCGCCGAGATTGCCAAGGTCATAGCCAGAGCCAGTACGATTTTTTTTGTTTTCACCTGTATGCACCATCCTTTATTACAGTTACTAATAAGATGATTATACCATGAACGCCGAAAAAAAAGAAGACGCGGCCCGGCGGCTTTAACGATTATCTACCTTTTCCGGATACAAATCATGCTGGGACAGGCGCTGCCAGGCTACTTGCTCCCACGGTGTTCCCTGGCGGCCATAGTTGCAGTACGGGTCGATGCTGATGCCGCCGCGGGGCAAAAATTTTCCCCACACCTCGATGTATTTCGGGTTCATGAGGGAGATTAAGTCGTCCATGATGATATTGACGCAGTCTTCATGGAAATCGCCGTGGTTGCGGAAGCTGAATAGGTACAGCTTCAGCGACTTGCTTTCGACCATCTTTTGGTCCGGCACATAGGAAATATAAATCGTCGCGTAGTCAGGCTGGCCTGTCTTGGGGCACAGGCTGGTAAATTCCGGACAGTTGAATTTGACAAAATAATCCCGGCCGGGATGCTTGTTGTCAAAGGTTTCCAGCAGTCCCGGGTCATAATCCTGACGATACGTCGTATGCTGACTCCCCAACGAAGCCAGCTGGCTTAATTCTTCACTTGTTCTGTTCATATATGCTCCTTATTGACACGATATGCCTTGGTCAAGGCGTGGATGAGAAATACGCCGCAGAGAGCCGGCAGAAATTGTCCTGCCGACAACGACGCGACGAGCATGCCGTAGGGAAGGCCAAATAAGTAGGACAGCCACAGGCTGACGCCCAGCGACGGAACCCACCAGATCGGCAGAGCCGCAAGCCAGACGTTCCATCCTCGCAGGCGGACCTGCACGATGAGCCACGTCGTCAGCCAGCCGACCAGACAGCCGCCGGCCATATCCAGCAGTCCCAGGCCGCCAAACAAGAAATTAGCGGCAAAGTTTGCAATCCCCATAGGCACGACCAGGAAGGGGTACACGAAAGCCAATGCATACAAGGCCGTGGCGATTCGGATTTGATAGGGGCCAAAGGAAACGCCCTGCGTCACATACAGCAGAACGATATACAAAGCAATGACCATACTGGACATAGTCATGCGTTTCGTATTTGCCAGGAAATTATACATCAGCGCCGCCTCCCTTCATTTCATTACAATTAAAAAACGGGCTTGTCCAAAGGCAAACCCGTCGGCATACATACATAAAAATTCATGTCATGTACAGCTTCCTAGTTTTGTTTACCGACAGGATGGATTGCGAACTGTCTTGTGAAATTATGGTACTACCAAATTACCTTGCCCAATACGTGATCCACAGGCACGGGACCGATAAAGCGGCTGTCGCTGCTGTGATTGCGGTTGTCCCCCATGCAGAACACGTAGCCCTCGGGAATCTTGATTTCGTCCTTGCGGCTGTAATTCATGGGCTCGTTGATATACGGCTCGTCCAAGGGCTCGCCGTTGCGCCATACCTTGCCGTCGCGGAAGGCCAGCGTATCGCCGGGCCGTCCGATAACCCGCTTGACCCAGACGTTTTTCGTCTGCAAGTCATGATTGAAAAAGGCCAGGTAGTTATTCATAGGCTCCGTCACATCGTCCTTCCAGGTCCGTTCGTACAGCACGCGGCTGTCGATGATGACGATATCACCGTAATCCGGCACATCGCCCATGACGTGCCCCAGCTTGGACACAATGAGGTATTCGCCGTTATGAAGCGTCGGTACCATTGATTCGCCGGACACGCGCGTCGGCTGGAAAAAGAAAATGTGAATGACCATCGCGATGGCCAACGCTATGATAATGGAATATACCCACTCATATACTTCATGCAAAATTGTATTCACAGCAAACCCTCCTTATGCACTGCATTTATTGTAACAAAGGGAGGCATCAAAAGCAAGATGAGACGGCATACATTTATCGTCATAACCGCGCCGGGCCGACCAGGGATGATTCCTTTGCATCCTCAACGCCGCACGCCGCTCACGCCATCTGCTCCCACCATGCCGAAAAGGTCTGCCTGTCGTCGCCGATGCGGACGGTTTCGCCGATTTTGGGCGTGAGAAGCCGGTACGGTTTGCCTATGCTGGCAACCGACAGGCGCTGGTACGGCTCAGCCCAGGGATGACGGCTCAGGGCGAATTTACCGTTGTGCACGGATAAGATGGCCTTCGCGCCGACGTCGACAGCCGCCCGGGCCGCTTCCTCCGGCATGAGATGAATGCGGGCCCAGCGTTCGTTGTACTGGCCGTTTTCCATGACAGCCAGATCAAAAGGCCCCAAGGTCTCGCCGATATGGCGAAAATGGCTCCCATAGCCGCCGTCGCCGCTGACATAGACGCGCCGCCCCGGCGTAATGAAGGCAAAACCGGCCCACTGGGTCTGATTGCGCTTGAACAGGCGGCCGGAAAAATGCTGGCTCGGCAGAACATGCACCGTCAGGCCGTCGGCCAGAGGAATTTCCGTATACCAGTCTTCCTCGTGGACGCGGGCCATGTCGAATCCCCACTGCTCGAAATACTCGCCGACGCCCAAGGGGCAGACGATGTCCTTCACCTTGTCTTTCAAAGCCATGACGCTGAGATAATCGAGATGATCCCAGTGGTCATGAGACAGAACCAGTACATCCACAGGGGGAATATCAGCAGCCGCATAGACATTGCTGCCATCAAAGGCCCGGTTGATGAAAAAGGCCGGCGAAGCATAGCTGCTGAACACCGGGTCGACAAGGATGCGATAGCCGCCGAGGTGCAGGTACAGCGACGAGTGGCCCATCCAGACGACACAGTCCTCGTCGAGAGGCAGGGAATGCAGGTCCGTTTTCTGGGAAATCATCCGTCCTTTCGGCTTCAATCCCTCGGAGCTGCCGAAAAGGAACTCGGCCATAGCCTTGGCTTCTCCCCCTTTGACAGTCTGGTCGATAGGCTCCAAATTCTGAAACTGCCCGTCGTAATAATGAGGCGAGGCCAAGATGCGCTCCCGCCGTTTCCCCGTCGGCAGGCAGCCGAACTCCGGCCGGTTTACATAATACGTACCGCCGAGAGCCAGGCCGGCTGCGCCGATTCCCATAGCTTTTAAAAACTGTCGTCTGTTCATCATCTATGCTCCATTTCTGCGTTTTTATTTCATTATACTCGTTAGAGTGAAGTTTAAGTCAAGCTGTTTTACTTTTCACCGCACATACAATTTTGACGAAACAACACAGGGAACGCTTCTCGAAATTCATAACCTATGCTGCCGGCAGCATCATACCGGAAATTGCCGTCGTACACTACAATCCGGCAGCATACTAAAATAGAAGCAACACACGCTGCCGCCGCAAGGGACGCATTCTCTGCAACGTCAGCGTGTTCTCTGAAGTTTCTGAAAAACAGACGCCTGCATTGCAGGCGTCCAGTTGTATTGCCATATACCATTAGAGTTCCATGCCGCCGTCGACGAAGCAGATTTCCGCTTTTCGTTCGCGGAAGTCTTCCTTTCGGCCGAAGGGCGCGTCGTAGATATCGGGCACGATGCGGTCGGTGACGGTAAGATCGCCCGGTTCCAGGCGGATGTCGTAGTTGCCGACGAAGAGGCCGGACAAGTCCGATCCTTGGCCGTAGAAGGCGCCGCCGTATTGGAAGCCGATGACGCCGGCGTACCGCCCCGGCCGATATTCCTTAGAGGTATCGCTGGCAGACAAGCCGAAGACGACAGGGCCGAAAACGTCGCCGTTGACAAAGGGCGATACGCTGCCGGTATACAGTGCCGGCATACCGACAGGAATGGTCAGGTCATCGGCGCGGATCGTGAGAGCTGCCGGCGCGACGTGCGATTTGCCTATCGCCGTTACGGTCAGGGACGACGCATCCTTCAGTTTGTAATTGCCTAGAACCGAAGCGTCGAAGGTGACGCTCCAATCGTAGCTGCCGGCGTCGTTCGTCTGCCGCAGGCTGCCGATACCATCTGCCGCGCCGTCGGCGACGGCAAGACGGTCCCGAATACGCCGCATATCATCGTCAAAGCCCTGCACGTCCAAGGTTCTCCCCTTGCCGTTCGTCGCCGTAAGGTGAAGGAAATCCTGGTAGTCCGGCACGATGCGGCCGCCGGCTCCGCCTCCATGCATCTGACCGTTTCCGTATATACGGTAAATATCATCGAGGGTCACGTCCAGCGTCGCCTTGTCTACAGAAATCTTGCCGTTGTCCGACGCCCAGGCGACATCATAGCCTAAGTTATTAGGAGCAAAGGATTCGCCATGGCCGCGGCTGATTTGAGCCGAAGCCAGCCATTCCGTGTAGTCTTTCGCTTCAATCTGTCCCTTCGCATTGTACAGCAGGCTGCCGTTTCCATTGTCATCAGCAGAAGCCGTCGTATGGTCGTAAGCCGCAAAGGGCGCATCCATGCCGTCGGGGCCGGTAAGAAAGCCCTTGGCGATAAGATTCTGAATGTCCAAATCCTGCTCCCGGCCAGTATAGGTCAGGCCAAGGTATTCGTCAATAGATATGGCCTTGCCGTCCACGACAGCCTTGTCCTTCATGGTCAAGGTCGTCAGGAATACCTTCAGGAGGGGCGTGCTGCTGCCGTCGTAGATCCGCCAGGTATAGGCAAAATCATAGCCGCCATAGGAGGATTTCTTCGTCTGCTGGAACGAAGGATCCGACAGGTCGTAGCCATTTCCGGCGGCCGTTCCCGCTCCGACGAGCGTCCCTGTGCCGTAGACATTAGCCAAGGTACCCGTATTGTCGCCGGCCACAGCACCGACTGCTCCATCTCCCCTTGCCTCGCCTGCGCTGTAAGCGTTCGACACGGTGCCGCTATTCGCCCCGACGATACCGCCGACATTCGTCTTACCTTGTACCGCTTCATTTGTACCGTCAGCCGTCATAATATGGCTGAATACCTGATTGATCTTGCCCGTGCCGCTGTTGCTGCCGGCAATGCCGCCGACATTGACGCTTCCTGCCGCATCGACAGCGCCGGTATTGTAGGCTGCCGTTATGACGCCGCGGTTCATCCCGACGAGGCCGCCGATATTTTCTCCGGCAGCGCCCGTATGGATTTCGCCTGCGTCAACGAGTTTATCCCCATCGGCATCCGTCCACGTGCCGACACTGACGACGCCGTTGTTGTAGACCTGATACTTGTAATAGCCGCCTTTGTCGTCGCGGCCGCCGGAAATCGACCCCTGGTTGTCGCCAATAAGTCCGCCGACAGTATGCTGGCCTGCGACCTGGGCCCCAGCGGTATTCACTGCCTGGGAGCGGGAAACCGTACCAGTATGGGTGCCGATAAGGCCGCCCACCGCACCCGTCGTCCCTACGACGGTGCCGCTATTGATCAAGCTGGAATCCGTCATAGCGCCGCCGTTTTGGCCGAAAAGGCCGCCGGCTCCGCCCTTCGTCGCCTTCACTTCGCCCGTATTGGACGCCGTAAGGCCGTTGAAGTCCGCCTGATTTTCCCCGGCTACGCCGCCGACGAAATCACTGCCTATGACGTTGCTGACATTGCCGACCTCTCCGGCCAGTGCGCCCTCATTCAAGCCGACAATTCCGCCGACGTACGTCGCGCCGTCAGCGTACACCTCGGCCTCAGTCATGGCGTTGGTAATGGTCGCGCCACGTTGATTGATTCCGGCCACGCCGCCGAAGTACCGGGCGTCGCCGCTTCCCGGCTTGACGTGCAGTTCGACGGTATTTTTGATATTTTCCAGCGTGCCGTCGATGCGGGTATTTTCGATGACGCCGCCGTCTTCGTTGCTTCCGGCTACGCCGCCGACATATTCACGGCCGGTGATCTTGCCGCGGTTGACCAGGAGCGGCCCGTCCGCACCCTGCCCGTCGCCGGCAGCGGAAATCGTGCCGACGTTTTTGCCGGCAATGCCGCCGACATAGCTGTCGCCTGTAATGGCCGCCGAGCTGTCGTTGACAATGCGTTCCATCTTAGCGCCCTGCTGATTGATGCCTACCAGGCCGCCGACGTAGGCTTGACCGGTGATTTCGCCGTTGTTGCGGCCATTCTGCACAATGCCGCTGTTATCGCCGATGAGGCCGCCGACATATTGGCTGTCGGCTGTCCCCGTAATATTGGCGGCGTTGACGACGTTGGAAACGGTCTTTCCGCTGTGATTTATGCCGATGATGCCGCCGACGTTTTGTTCGCCGCTGATAATGCTTTC
This region of Megasphaera stantonii genomic DNA includes:
- a CDS encoding acyltransferase gives rise to the protein MSKRFIHSINYMRGLCMLGVIGIHVGSVAIANPTPNLWLVAVLEILSRFSVPAFFFLSAFGMFCSQPLNQPFSYKDYLRRRLRTVFVPYIAWSLFYMLYVSVLSHNFNLFQPLAFVKTLWYGLAMYHIYFLVILLWFYLLMPLWRGLLQQMEKAPLASFTLLFAANVVFNFYSSYIWTAPTDSPFLHDAFVYRLNYVVFHYLFIFMFGAFIAEHFQRAVDWISRHGVFINVLQLAATAGMLAAYYGVMDYLHYDVLSAVFTVHQLSPVGMVYTVTTIVFFLYWLECHSVPPVMHRLLSMLGNYSYPIYLVHPVFLSACTGLAAHFHLYLRAVHILAIYLIVAGLAAAYSAVIMNLSLPRWLSVCLKGK
- the queF gene encoding preQ(1) synthase produces the protein MNRTSEELSQLASLGSQHTTYRQDYDPGLLETFDNKHPGRDYFVKFNCPEFTSLCPKTGQPDYATIYISYVPDQKMVESKSLKLYLFSFRNHGDFHEDCVNIIMDDLISLMNPKYIEVWGKFLPRGGISIDPYCNYGRQGTPWEQVAWQRLSQHDLYPEKVDNR
- a CDS encoding QueT transporter family protein encodes the protein MYNFLANTKRMTMSSMVIALYIVLLYVTQGVSFGPYQIRIATALYALAFVYPFLVVPMGIANFAANFLFGGLGLLDMAGGCLVGWLTTWLIVQVRLRGWNVWLAALPIWWVPSLGVSLWLSYLFGLPYGMLVASLSAGQFLPALCGVFLIHALTKAYRVNKEHI
- the lepB gene encoding signal peptidase I encodes the protein MNTILHEVYEWVYSIIIALAIAMVIHIFFFQPTRVSGESMVPTLHNGEYLIVSKLGHVMGDVPDYGDIVIIDSRVLYERTWKDDVTEPMNNYLAFFNHDLQTKNVWVKRVIGRPGDTLAFRDGKVWRNGEPLDEPYINEPMNYSRKDEIKIPEGYVFCMGDNRNHSSDSRFIGPVPVDHVLGKVIW
- a CDS encoding MBL fold metallo-hydrolase, producing MMNRRQFLKAMGIGAAGLALGGTYYVNRPEFGCLPTGKRRERILASPHYYDGQFQNLEPIDQTVKGGEAKAMAEFLFGSSEGLKPKGRMISQKTDLHSLPLDEDCVVWMGHSSLYLHLGGYRILVDPVFSSYASPAFFINRAFDGSNVYAAADIPPVDVLVLSHDHWDHLDYLSVMALKDKVKDIVCPLGVGEYFEQWGFDMARVHEEDWYTEIPLADGLTVHVLPSQHFSGRLFKRNQTQWAGFAFITPGRRVYVSGDGGYGSHFRHIGETLGPFDLAVMENGQYNERWARIHLMPEEAARAAVDVGAKAILSVHNGKFALSRHPWAEPYQRLSVASIGKPYRLLTPKIGETVRIGDDRQTFSAWWEQMA